A section of the Gloeobacter violaceus PCC 7421 genome encodes:
- a CDS encoding metal ABC transporter permease — protein sequence MRLLSWLWEPLEYEFMRQALVLAVLLGMLCPVVGSLLIVQRLALLGDVISHAVLPGLAASLLLKIDLFVGALLAGAGSMLLVAWVQERSRLKADAVLGLVSAGFLALGTIGLSRVRVGVDLESLLFGDILAATSADTLRTLVLAAVVLAAVGLLYKELLFYTFDPEGAAACGLPAGLLGRGVLTAATLAIVAGMQAAGVVLVAALLVGPAGTAYLLVNRLGTMMLLGTVFAVAAGVVGLYLSYYLSVPSGATIVVVVFAGFLLVLAIDSGRNWLARRGLAKR from the coding sequence GTGCGATTGCTGTCCTGGCTATGGGAGCCTTTGGAGTACGAATTTATGCGCCAGGCGCTGGTGCTCGCGGTGCTGCTCGGGATGCTCTGTCCGGTGGTGGGTAGCCTGCTTATTGTCCAGCGGCTGGCGCTATTGGGCGATGTCATCTCCCATGCGGTGCTGCCGGGGCTGGCCGCTTCGCTGCTGCTCAAAATCGATTTGTTCGTGGGGGCACTCCTTGCCGGGGCGGGGAGCATGCTGCTGGTCGCCTGGGTGCAGGAGCGCTCGCGCCTGAAGGCCGACGCGGTGCTGGGGTTAGTCTCGGCCGGTTTTTTGGCTTTGGGGACGATTGGGCTGTCGCGGGTGCGCGTGGGTGTGGATCTGGAGAGCTTGCTTTTTGGCGACATCCTGGCAGCCACAAGCGCGGATACCCTGCGCACCCTGGTGCTCGCGGCGGTCGTTCTCGCGGCAGTCGGGCTGCTTTATAAAGAACTGCTTTTTTATACCTTCGACCCGGAGGGGGCGGCGGCCTGCGGCTTGCCGGCGGGCCTTCTGGGGCGGGGGGTGCTTACGGCGGCCACCCTCGCCATCGTGGCCGGGATGCAGGCGGCAGGGGTGGTGCTGGTGGCGGCCCTGCTGGTCGGCCCGGCGGGGACAGCTTATCTGCTGGTCAATCGCCTGGGTACCATGATGCTCTTGGGGACGGTCTTTGCGGTCGCTGCCGGAGTGGTGGGCCTGTACTTGAGCTATTACCTGAGTGTTCCGTCGGGAGCGACGATTGTCGTGGTCGTCTTCGCGGGATTCTTGCTGGTACTGGCGATCGACTCTGGACGGAACTGGCTGGCGCGCCGAGGGCTGGCCAAGCGTTGA